From Polynucleobacter sp. AP-Sving-400A-A2:
GCGACCACAGGTTTGAACGTCGATTTTGTACAAGACAATCATTCCTTCTCTCGACAATGGACTCTGCGTGGTTTGCACTATCAACTACAGCAGACTCAAGGTAAATTGGTGCGTGTTGTAGCTGGTAGCGTGTTTGATGTTGCTGTTGATATCCGAAAAGATTCGCCAAGCTACGGTAAGTGGGTAGGCATTGAGTTAAGTGCTCAAAACCACAAGCAAATGTGGATTCCATCTGGCTTAGCACACGGTTTTTTGGTGTTATCTGAGACTGCTGAGTTTCAATACAAAACTACTGATTACTATCATCCCCAAAGTGAAGTCTGCTTGGCATGGAATGATCCTAGTGTTGGCATTCAGTGGCCGATACCCCAGGAAGTAGCACCCAATATGAATGCTAAAGATTCAGCTGGCTTATCGTGGGATGCTGCCCCCAAGTTCTAATTGAATTTAGGTGCATTTTCAAAAGATAAGATAATGCTCGTATGAGCACCACCCCTAAAATCCTTTTGGTAAAACTCTCATCCCTAGGGGATATACTGCATAATTTGCCGATTGTCTGGGATCTGCGCGCGCGTCTACCTGATGCCCAAATTGATTGGGTTGTGGAAGAGGGATATGTTCATCTCCTAGAGCCCTTATTATCGCGTGATAGTTTTAGAGGAATCGATCGCATTATTCCTTGTGGACTTCGTCGCTGGAAGAAGAATCTTTTCAAATTGTCTTCTTGGAAAGAATTTTTCTCTTTTAGAGAAACACTTCAATCTACTTCCTACGATGTATTAATTGAAACCCAGGGCTTACTAAAGTCTGCCATCGTGTGCGCCTTGGCTAAGAAGACTTCAGGATCAGTAGTTGCTGGCCTTGCTAATGCTACTGAGTTTTCAGGCTACGAGCCTCTTGCAAGAGCGTTTTATAGCCAGTCAGTTCAAGTACCAACACTCTGTCATGCGGTGGACCGCTCACGTTGGCTTACTTGCTCTGCCTTCGATTGGCCTTTGAAAGAGCGAGCTAATGCGCCTGAGTTTTATCCCT
This genomic window contains:
- the waaC gene encoding lipopolysaccharide heptosyltransferase I; this encodes MSTTPKILLVKLSSLGDILHNLPIVWDLRARLPDAQIDWVVEEGYVHLLEPLLSRDSFRGIDRIIPCGLRRWKKNLFKLSSWKEFFSFRETLQSTSYDVLIETQGLLKSAIVCALAKKTSGSVVAGLANATEFSGYEPLARAFYSQSVQVPTLCHAVDRSRWLTCSAFDWPLKERANAPEFYPSEYIAGISKNAIPGFRTPYVLCFHSTARESKRWSNSHWIEFGNALSALGYQVVFPWGSASEKTVSELLAAQIANAFVPQAFSIEDAFSVIAGAALTVGVDTGLTHLAAVLDKPTVEIYCDSPRWKTEGYWSERIANEGDIQHPPRVQEVLDASLRLLRQD
- the rfbC gene encoding dTDP-4-dehydrorhamnose 3,5-epimerase — protein: MSATSNLLVTPTAIHDVLIIEPKVFGDERGWFTESFNAQDFSATTGLNVDFVQDNHSFSRQWTLRGLHYQLQQTQGKLVRVVAGSVFDVAVDIRKDSPSYGKWVGIELSAQNHKQMWIPSGLAHGFLVLSETAEFQYKTTDYYHPQSEVCLAWNDPSVGIQWPIPQEVAPNMNAKDSAGLSWDAAPKF